The Sander vitreus isolate 19-12246 chromosome 10, sanVit1, whole genome shotgun sequence genome contains the following window.
GTGGTGGAACTATTTAACAACTCATACACATCTGAAATGTTACAAGTTGCCCCAGacgctatttttttttaaaggagtcaCAATTGAAAACCACTGgtttaatatttattaatgcATTGGATTTTATGAACGTATcatatgtttttatgtaaactCTGAACATGAAAATAAGATGCAACCATAAAGCGGTCAAATAAATTAGTAGTGGaataaaaaggacaatatttccctctgaaatgtagtgaataGAAGTTTAAAGTAGCAGGAAATGCAACTACTCAAGTAAGTCAAGTAAGACACCTAAACAGccaggaaacaaaaaaaaacctacacTATACCAGATATTGCcccaaaatgaaaacacaactgATGCTCTGTCTCACCACGATAACGTGCAGTTTGGGCAGCAGGTTGCAGTCAGCCAAGGTGAGGCGGTCCCCGTCCAGAAACTTCCTCTTGGAGATGGTGATGGTTTCTCTGGAGTTGTGGTCGATCTCCTCGGGGAGAGGCGAGATCAGGTAGTTGTCCAAGCGCTTGAACTCCCGCAGCAGGTTTTTCTCGTGGACTGGCGGGTCAAAAACACAGAGatatgttgtgttgtttttgtgtggtgTAAATACCTACAGGTAAACTGTAAGGTAAAATctaaatatacagtaagtacatttactcaagtattttcaattttgaggtacttttaagCTGCGTTACGTGAGTGCTTCCATTTGATGCAATTTTATacatttactccactacatttatttaacatctgttgttacttgttactttGTAGATTAACGTATTGTATACATAAGTTATGATGagtttataaaaaacaatggaTTGCGATGGGTTAATCCCATCAAACTGAATATAAGTAAAAATCAGCTTCTGAAGCATTATATCTCACATCCATATAGGTGAGAATAAGTGAGAAAACATTATGAGCTGTTACATGTTTAATTCATTACAACAGCATCCAACTTACAGGCGTTATTGGGACTGTTCTTGATGAAAGCAGAGAACTTTGCAAAAATGTCAGCACCCACGTCAAAGGACTCTTTGTTTAGCGGGCTGAGATGAGGATACCTGTAGGAGTgagagaagaaaggagaagCCTGGGAGTAAACTTGTTTATTGAGAATAAGCCATCATCAAAATCACACCTTATTAATATTTGTGTAATGATTAAGCGCGACAATACCTGGGAGGGGCCAATGTTTGTTCAAGAAACTCCTCGATTTTGATGAAGTCTGTTTTGAGAGTGCCGTTgtagaggaggaaaggagggtTGGTCCCGGGGGCCAGGTCTTTGAGCTCAGCTGGCTTCCTGGAGAAAGAGGACGTAGaaagatgaagaggaaggagggCAAGGAGGGGGAAACATCTGACTTATAGGTGTattcattcagttcattcaATCAGACTGTTATCAAGCACGTCCAAACTTAGAGCGTGTTGGTTATTGAGGCTGTCAGGACCAAATGTGGTTCTGTGGATTAATGATTTTAACATTGGCTGTtggtttagttaaaaaaacacagcactgGGAGTGGTCGGCTGTTTAAaaggcatatgtgtgtgtgtgtgtgtgtgtgtgtgtgtgtgtgttctgaatCATTCAATTATCAGCATCCTTTCAAAGTTTCCTGATCTTATTTGCTCACCGGTAATGACCCAGAGAAATTAACACAATAAAGCTTCAATTAAAGAAGGGGTTTGTTTGACAGCGACAGAGAGCTCTTTGTACGCTCCTCCCTCTCACCTCGGTCAAACAGATTGAGCAATACATTtcatatttcacatttctatTCATAAGTGAGGAATGGTTTGGATTGCTCTTAATTTCTCATGCTTGCTTAATAGAATTCTATTTGAAAGTACCCATGACCAGATGTTCAGGAAGTGTGGAGGGGTGCTTACTTCCTCATGTCGACCGTGGTCACCGTAAACTTGACTCCTTTCAGCCACAAAACCATGAAGAGCCGCTGACAGAAGGGACAGTTCCCCACGTTCTCACCATCATGTCCagcctgaaaaacacaaaaagtaatATTCAGCTTTTTGACCACATGAGCCACAAATGTTGTTTTGCCAGTGAAGCAATCACAATATCTCTGTTCTCGTCTGCCGATAAACAAGTGATTTTGGAAGTGAAAGGCGAGTCTGGACAGTTTCCCCATGGAGGGAAATGTGTTGGAGTGGAAAACAACAGACACTAACATTTGATCTCCTCCGTCTCGATGTCAaagggaatagtttgacatattGGGaaattatttgctttcttgctggaAGTTAAATGAGAAGTTTGATACCATGGTCACGACTGAGTTGAGCtagcagcctgttagcttagtttagcatgaagCCTAAAAACAGagggaacagctagcctggctatgTTCAAAGGTAAGAAAATCTGCAGTGATTTCCTGGAGACTTATCTGTGCTCAACCAAGAAATAAATCTGCACATTACCCAACATAAAACCACTTAATGTGGTgtaatatttgctgaaactgaccccatgttcgagtagaactacatgaagcaggtaataaaaaagaaatccggctcctctggcaccaccgacagcctgtagtgcgatccaccgctccctgttcagatgcaccaatcagggccaggggggtgtcaaTCACCGCTCAtgaacacacattcattctcccttgtggggggaggggcttaggaaacCGTTTTGGgatttagcagaaaggggggagggactgagaagttgtcgatgttcaaattttttggctaagtcctggatcttcgcaatcctacctagaGCACCTATAATTAGTGAGTTTTAGAGGTGGCGGTcggcagttttttttaatttttaatttttgttatcTTTGCACAGGGCCAGGCTAGGTGTTTCCCCTTGTTTcttgtctttatgctaagctaagcatcTGCTGGCTTCGTACCCATACAGGGTCgttttccatcctcatatcGAAACCAGAGAATGTAACAGTCGTGGTTTTAAACAtgtcgttaacgttgtgaaatggtcacagtttggttacatttaggcacaaaaactatccagttacatttagaaaaatatcgtagtttgggttaaaatcatgtACATTTGTTAGTTTACTTCACTTCCAGTTAAGCACATGACGCAGAACATGACgtagttctgtttgttctgtaaagtaaaaaaaactgtttactttcattttaaagtttgtttgaCACATGGACCAACCCAATCTGCCTCCTCCTTACgctcgtaattgctgcttgaacaaacaacttatggGAGAGGAAAGTCTTTTATATATCAGAAGATACACTGTCTCTGCATTTGCATTTGTGGAGAATGAAGAGGTCCTGTATGATAATGGTTGGCTATTAGGTAACAACATGAGGTGAGAAATTAGAAaaatttatatttgtttatataGCTTCTCGATATAGAGGACTATACATCTGAATGTGTGCGTGAGTAAAGTGGGTGTGCCTGGTTCTTGATGGGGGGCCAGTCTCCCTGCATGCTCTCAGCTCTGTCTGGGTGTGTGATGATAAGGTGGACTGTCTGTCAGAGTTCCCTGATAAAAAATGAGCTGTGACCCTCAGCAGGGATACAAACACTTCAGCATCTGTAGCACATGGTATCTGTAGATGGAGTTGTCCTCTGATTGTTTATACATTAACACAATGTACATCTCTGCCCTTTTACCATGCTGATAAGTGAGCAGCAAATCCTTTATCTTTTCCTCTAAAAGAGAGGATATAAAACAGGTAAACTAGGACACATTTCATGTAGAATTGAATAGTATGTTCTTCTGACAGTGAATTCAGGTGTAATTGACTTTCCCTCACATGTTGCAGCCAACTTCTTCTTACAAGTAGTTAGTGAAATTGAAAAGAAATTACTTACCTTAATGAACAACTCAATGCTTGGCTCCTTGTCAGAGTTCTGCCGAAGTGCCATGTTGTCCCAACAAAAGTTAAATAAGTTGAATTCACTTTCCTTTAGTTTTAATCCTTGCTCCAGTCAAAGCTTCTCCTGAAGTTCTTTGCACCCCAGAAATCCACCCACAGAGCTGGAGAGAAAGAAATCAGATAATACGGCCCTTGAACAAGTGCTGCTCTGGTTTCAAGTGTCTCTGCGGTTGTGGTTGTCAGGAGAAAGTGTAACACCTCTTGGCTGGTTAGGTTTTGTCTGAGGGCTCTTTGGAGGCTATCGCTCTGAACATACTTCACAAgtggggggagagggaggatcCAGAGAAATGGGCGGGGTACTCCCTCTTATATACCCAAAGCCAGCTTAAAATAGTTTCCTCTGCTCATTGCAATACACAGGAACTGATAACAGCATATAACTCAAAAGACACAAATTCAGATGATTAATTTGGTCCACTCACATTCCAACACAGTTAGATATGGAGAGAATAATAGATTAGGAGCACTTTTCACATAAAGACTGTACTTGACACAAAGCACTCACTGTTCAGGCAAACAAAAGAGACACCTAATATAATTTTGAGGCAGAAAGTTGTTTTGTCAACACAGGAATGTAAGAAATACCTGAACAAACAGTTTAAAAGTTTCTTTGTGTGCGTTTGTAATTTTGATTAGGATTTATGGGTATATTTTGCTGCAATTATAAAgtaaaaattataaaatatgtCTTTGCTTCAGTGCTTTTTGACATACAAAAATCCACTTAATGCTCtcttaaaatataatttatagcTGAATAAAGAAGTCGAAGGTAGAACAGAGTCGATGGGATAaagtaattaagtacatttactcaaataaatAAGTACAATGATTAATGTACTTTACTTAGTTCCCCACATAATAGAAGGAAATACTTTTTgttccattacatttatttgacaactaTAGATAGTAGttactttaatacattttaaatattaagtcattttcatttcatctgCATATACAAATTATGCACATCCTTGTATGTATTATAATTTGTTCTACTTAAATTATTTTTCATACTTGTTGGTTTCTTTTTACCATCAAAGCAATTTCGTTGCTGCTTCATCTTGACCAGTtacaacaataaaatgctgGTTGAAGGTTAATGCAACcgtaataataatccaataacagaaaaaaataataattaactaATTCTGCATAGTGATTACTTTTATTTGTCATCCTTTGAGTACATTTTACTGATAATACGTACATATTTTTACCAAGTAAAAGattaaatgcaggacttctacttgtaatggagtagtTTACACTGTATGCAATATCATATTGCATTGCTACTTTCAGTTAAAAAAGATCTGAATATTGCTACCACTGATTTTTGCTAATAGTATAATGTTTTCTACTTTATTGGAAAAGGTCAAGTTGGGTTTAGTCACCATTCTTTTCAAACAATGACGGGATATTTATTTCAGGGGTATTTTGAGTAATGCATCATGGTGACGGGAATCCCCTCAGTGTTTTGGGCATAAAACGAGAAAGGTTCATGTTACTTTTCATTACTGACTTGTTGTACATGAGTTGTTGAGGCGTGAAGAAAGTACGAAAAAAGCTTTGTGCTTTACAGCTTAAGGCatttgattttttccccccctcttaATACAATAATTGTTCTGGTGGTAATTAGTAATGaatactaattaaaactaatgaATATGGCAATTaactttcatcagagagtttGGGAGTAAAGGCTCAGCTCAGTATCTGTTTCTTGTAATGCTATCAACTACAGTAAATAGGGGAagggacatttttatgacaaaaTCCCCACATTGTGGTTTTGACTTCCCTAAAGAAATAAGACCAACATCAGGGGCAGAATTATGCAATGCAGCACAAGGAATTCAAAACAGAAGATATGAGGCTCTGTACTCCACTTTGCTTTATGTGGCTCTGTGCCATGAAAAACAAACCCGTTAAATTGAAATTCCAAACAAATCCTGGAAATTTTATGAATAACACTTAACCATCACAGGAAATATAAAAGtgccagagaaagagaagaaagcaTCCTCCTTTGTCCTTTTAAATATCTACAAAGTCAGGGAGGTTATGGCCTGAGATTTCCCAAATGTCTGAAAGCTAATCTCCATTTCCACACATTGGTACCACCCATCCTTCAAGtagacagtttaaaaaaataattagtcTATTTATTGACACTTCCTGTGggaggtgaatggaattttACTGGAGTATAAGGTGGGAGTGTCACTCTTACTTACGCCTTACTTGGCCTAGCCTCCATTATAATGTCCACTCCGCTGCTATGGAGGGAGTGTTTATTGGAGCTTGGGTGATAAATGTCTGAAGTGCCATTCAGAtattaactgaaaaaaaaaaaatgctgataaTGTCACAGTCATCACTGGTGAATGACCTCACATGTATTATGCAACAGTGTTTGGTTGGTATGACAACAGCCATCACACACAAGGGTTGTGTAAGAGAGGAATTTAAGGTTAAAATCACAGCTTTCATAGTAAACTGAAACCAACTGATTCTGGATATCCAGAGAGGACATTCAACAAGAGAGATTTCCTGAGTATTTCTGGAAGAAAATCGTCAATGACGATGGAAGAGAGCTACACATATCTCCACTGGACACACAGCAGCTGGAAGTGACCTCCTGGAAACAAGTGCCTTATCTCCATAAACAGGACGCTCACTGTTGATAACCCAGTCCAAGAGAATGAGTCTTGATTTTGCCAATatgcgcacacatgcacgcatgcacacaaacaaacacacacacacacacacacacacacacacacacacacacacacacacacacacacacacacacacactcacctggaTTGGGAGATTTATAAGCACAGCAGATAAAGCCATTCCCTTACACAGGGATATAACTTAACAAATTGCTTTGTGTAGCTGTTCTTATTGCATGATTGCAGCATCTGGTCCATACTAGGCATATCCATCCTGAGCCGGCAATATATTTTCTTTGAATTCTGCATGAAATTTcaatttcaacacacacacataaagtcaAGACTACAGAAGAGCTCGGTAAGTTGGAAAATACACTTAAAATAGCAGCAGGGGGAAAATAGCTACTCCGGCTCTCTTCAATTTTTACATACATTACTACATTGGTGTGAATTGgacttacaaaaataaaatttacAATAATTTGTAAATCACATGTGGTCCCCTGGTAATACTAGAACAGGGCTTAAGAGGTGTTGGTAGGCATATGTTTGAAGTTTGGAGATAAGGAAGGCTAACTGTTTCCCACTGCTTCAAGTCTTTACGCAAAGCTATAGCCTCCTAGccagtgttggtcatcttactttaaaaaagtaattagttacagttacaaattacttctcccaagaagtaattgagttagtaactcagttaccacattgtaaaagtaattagttactcagcaaagtaactgtgacgttattttttatgttctataacgctattacgttctataacatctttaacgtcaaagatgtttatattaactgattgaagaataaaaacactatatacagaaaaatcgagcgttgcttgttttaacagagtggCTCCTGGTGTTTAGTGGTGGTAGTCAGagcgtgcagtgagacagcgtgagcagggcatccgcccacccagccaatcatcatcgcatttgcaacggtgtcatcatccctctccaggcagctgatgtgtagccaaagcctgacacctcgcgcttcattcaaaaattgtagtaacgcgccactttacattctcagtaacgataacggcgttgcaacgatgggaaaagtaattaattagattactccgttaccgaaaaaataacgccgttatacttaaacgccgttactcccaacactgctcCTAGCTGCAGCTCCTGTGCTCCATACTGAAAGCGTaaacagagtttactaaaaagaaaggttttgaacgactcactttagcagtttgTTTTTCCGCCCGCCGCCATCTCggctttttagtaaactctgtgtacacaaacaattttctcaatgctcgagttcatgtgtagagcccctggtgatactttgagcaaaggttcatgttgtgtcgagccttcttagtgttttaaaaatagtgattttgatgcgatcatagtagtgcccctagcactcccactcaaaaggccatttgaccgaaaacgaaaatacggtcaatcttaaaagtggcgcttccgtcctaattatgcttttaaatgaaagtttgactggggaacattcacaaaaagaccctaggttgcattttggcgagagttacgctttaacacgCAGACATGGACATCGGACAATCTAAAATAAAGCAAAcaagtgcatttcccaaaatgtaaaactatttgTTTAAACTGTGTCCTTATACTCAAGCCACAAGCTGcaccaactaatcaaaaaaGAAGTCACCTCACAGGTTTTTTGCAGCATGTTGCTCTAGTATAAAGATGCTGTTGTTTCATATTGTGAGTTTAATGTTAGACCAAAGTCTATAACCAAAATATTGACTTTTTATTAAACTTAGTGCTGATTGTGAGGGAGTTTGATACTTTCATTTGTATTACTTAGTTTACCTTTGCACCGTTCTATGTGAGCAATAAACAACAAGATGAATTACACATGCATCCACACACCAAGCTCAGCCAAAGCAACACTGGAGCTTAGACatcaagcttttttttaattgctaaaGGGGGAGGCTGTTTCTTGTAAACACAATGCCATCATTGACCTACTGACCGCCCTCTCCCAGGCGGTCAATAGCACAACAACATTGGAACAAAACCCCAGGGTCTGTCATGCAGGATATGCACAATGACAGTGCCATGGAGTTACTGCTTGTTCTTATCTCTTCTTTTGGCTCTGAAGATTCGCACCACACATTTGGCTCCTGATTTCTCTcgtaagtgttttgtttttgttgtcaatAATTGCTTTTTCAGGAGAATGTCAAAATGCTGACGGGTTATTTTTTTAGCTGTGAAGGGTTCCCATAGGGAGCTTCTGAGAGACATTAAGCATCCTGCAATTTTATCTGCACATCCTGGTTTCTAAACAGCTGGTGCAACTCATGCTGAAAGAACAGAATCAGGCTGAACAGGTCCTGAGCTTAGATCTTCACAGAATAGATACTTCCAAAGGATTAAATAAACTCCAATTGAGTTGTTTTGACTCCTGGCTATAAAATATGTTGGATGACATTATGGTAACAATGATATATGTTCAGACAAAGTCAAAGGTAGCATTTGTCCCAGACAAATCTATTTTAAGCAATAGCAGTGCATGTCTCTATCTGACTTCAGCAG
Protein-coding sequences here:
- the clic2 gene encoding chloride intracellular channel protein 2 translates to MALRQNSDKEPSIELFIKAGHDGENVGNCPFCQRLFMVLWLKGVKFTVTTVDMRKKPAELKDLAPGTNPPFLLYNGTLKTDFIKIEEFLEQTLAPPRYPHLSPLNKESFDVGADIFAKFSAFIKNSPNNAFHEKNLLREFKRLDNYLISPLPEEIDHNSRETITISKRKFLDGDRLTLADCNLLPKLHVIVVATKKYCDFDIPAEFTGVWRYLQNAYEREEFKQTCPADIEIEKTYFNVVNKRK